The Pleuronectes platessa chromosome 22, fPlePla1.1, whole genome shotgun sequence region AAGTCCTTCACTTCAAATTCCAATTCGTCGGATCCCCCTGACCTTCGACCCCTTGTCTGTTTCCCATCCTCAGCCGCTGTccgtctctctcgctccctaCTTGCAGGTGTAAACCTCAGATTTCTCCCTGCACGTGTTGCACTTGACGAAGCAGCACCAGTGGAACTTGCAGTTGCACTGCCACACGCGCGTGTAGTGGTGTGTGTTGTAGCCCCGGCCGCAGCACATCACATTGCAGCTGTCTGTGTGGGTGGAGGTGCCGTTGCACAGCCTGCCCCTCGTCCCCGTGCTCCCCGTCGCCGTGTCCTCCTCGCAGTAGTTGGGCGAGCGCTCCAGGTAGACCAGGTCCGTGTCTGTGGGCTTCTGGTAGCCCCGGGCCTCTTTGAGACGCAGGAAGGACGGCTGGCGGAGCCGCGAGGCCCGAACAGGCTCCACTTGAACCGCTTCGCTGTAGCGCTCCTTCAGCAGGTAGCCGATCTCTCTGAACTTTGGTAGGGTGATCCAGCAGGTCTTAGTGGTGCAAGAACCGGAAACACCATGACACTTGCACTCGagcttcatcctctcctccaggaTCTGGTCACAGAAAGAGTACAGGGTCGGTCAGAATAAAGTAAAATAGCTTGTTCTCGTTCTGCTTGAATTGTCATTTTGAGTTCGCGTTCATGGCTCGTATTTGAAGTGGTTAACAGTAAACCCATATCCTTGTAATCTGTCTGCTGGTAAGCTGGGCTTCCTGCAGGCATTTCGACTTTCAGCGCACGAACCAGATGCCAACTTTGTGTCAGAGACCTGGGGAAAATAACTCATTCCCCAAAAGCGGGAGTCTCTAATTAGCTTTACCTTTCCTCAGACCACAAAGTAGCGTGACAGCCCAAAGAAAACTGACCAGAGCTGTTGTGCAACCAAGCACGTATGGAGTTACATTGTGGCTTGAACCAGATTTATATTATAATGCCATGCAAACATTTTCAGATGACAAAACTGACAGGTGACCGTATTCCCCCTGGACCTGAGCTTGAAACGGAACCTTGTTTTTACAGCAAATTAGATTCATTACCTTTCGCCCCGCCTCATTGTTGTGCAGGTTCATCAGCCGCCGGGCGTTTTTCTTGATCTCTCGGGCGTCAACAAAGCGCCGCGAGAACTCCACGCCGTACTTAACGTCGGCCGAGCAGCCCCCCCACTTCCAGCCCTCCTCCTGGTCGTGGTAGCCCTGCTTCTCGCGGTCACAGCCACACTGGCTCAGGTTGCCTTGGCTACAGGCTGCCGTCACTGCGTGGGCCACTCCGGCGGCGGTGATGGCGTATGTGAACGCCGCCTCCCTGCTGCCTGGAGAGAATGGAGAAGGGTCGGAGTGAAAACAAGTAACGTTATAATAACACTTGACTGAGAAGGTGTACCAGTACTTTTTTGAAGAAGTTCTAGAATCAGTAATTGTTGTACTTCCCTCAGAAAGGAACGAATAGTATACACACGGCATACAGTTTTGCTGGATACTTGGCCTCTGAATACAGCTGTACAATGTCTTCCTGGCTTGAAACGTAACATTTTTAGCAGAAAGTCTGAGTTGGGTCTGCACAGTTCGACAACTGGAGGATGCCACTTAGATGCATTCCTGGAAATTGTTGACATTTCTGGACTCATTCTAGAAACTAATCTCAGGCTATCTTCACTTCTGCTGCACCCACGCTGGTATTTCTTCTTATTCTACCTAATTAGACCTCAAGGAGAAGTTAGGCTGCAGCTACTTGACTTCACCGAACTTCATTAATCAATAAGACTGATGAAGCTATAAGGCCTTTCTGGCGTTTGCATTTCTTTCCATGTCAACGTGgaaaaacatgcagattgggttTACTGGAGACTCTTAAGCCTGCACTGTCGATGTGAATGTCTCTCAGTTCGGTGATACACTgccgacctgtccagggtgtttTCTGCTCTCGCCCAGTGTCAGCTGTGATTAGATAAATGGTCCAGATAATCATAGCATTCTTTTACTTTGGAAAATACCTGCAAAATGCAGATATAAGTGGATTTCATCCTGCCAAAGGATTCAAGAAGCCTTTACCGGTGCATTAGACGGCAGAGTGGGGGATTTCTGATATAACGAGTAACTACTAGTACAATTAGTGGTGCCAGATAATTAGGGATGATAGCTGGGGTACTGATCCGGCCATGGCATTCAGAGAGAACTGTCTATCAAGCCAGTGTGGGTGAATCGCTGCAGCCCGCCTAGTTCCTATTCCAACACAAATCTTTATTCAGGAAAGAAATAAACTGTCTCTCATGAGTAGATAAACTTATTTCATCCTGTGAAAAATTGCACTGCTCCTTTAAAGACAGATAGCCACCACTATGAATTACATGACTGAATGGAACTGGGATTGGAAGGAAGTGaatacatttttgcattttatGATGCATGTGTTATAATGATTAAAATATACAAGTAGTACTTCACTTTCAAATGTACTTCAGCAGAAGTAAATTTACTGTCTACATTCAGTTCTGTTCTGATCATACTACCTTCTGCATGTGTTTATAATCATATAATAACCGTTCTGCCTGGTTTCCTACCTCTGATCTGCCTCAGTGGAGTCTCTCACCGTTAGAACCGTAATAACTACAGTGAAGAAAACACAAGTGACATCTACTGGCCGGCCGGAGGAGCTCTGTCTGCGCCGGCTCTCGTCGAGCTGCTGCCTCTTGTTGTTTCTCATCATTGAAATTTCTCACACGGCTTAAGTGTCATTCCGCGTCCGTCTCAGGCGCTCCGCGTTATTACAGCAAATGATACTGCTGCGTTACATGTTGAAATAATCTGTGGCCGGCTCTTGACTGAGATCTGCCCATTTCCAAGCCTTTTGTATGTCACCATTTGAACTTgagaataaacacatttatatttatggcggggaggaggagggggatgaaTTTATTGGCCCGACCATCGGTAACAGGATATCCTCTAACCAATCAGGATAATGCTGGGTCTTTGTTCTTCTCAACAGCCCAGAGTATTAATGCGTGGCGTCTCTGGTATAGGGGCGATTCTGATGGCTCCTCTCCAACCTGACAAAACTCGCTCGCTGAAACCATCGGGCCTGCGGTTCCCTCGGTCCATAACTCATAACAAACTCTGAAGTCTTCCCTCATCAGCCCAAGAGCCACGACCCACTCGCGTATgttgtatggggggggggcgtttCTCAAGGAATCAGGGGTGCATGCAACAGCCAAGCAGCCATCTCCTCGCGCtgtgatttgttttgattgtaCAGCAGTGCATGCTGGGTCCCATTGTTGCCatccagctgctggagctgactTCAATTAGTGGTTTTCATGAATCTCTCTGGTCTTTCTCAATCCTTAATGAGTTCACAGGCCTGGCAGGTCGATCAAATGAAGTGGCTGATGGTAGGTAAGCGACACTAGCGGAGGCATGTCACTGGCTGACATCTGCTTTTTGAAAGACGGGCAGGAATGGGAAGAGGAGAGCAAATGATCCATGAAGACTCCTGACACATTCTGCACCATTATCATATTTGTACAGATTCGATTAGATTTAATCTTTCAGAAAATTCTTATTCGGTAAAACTGTCTTCACGGAGAAGACGAGAGAAACAAAGTGTCTCCTCGACCTCGTTTACACGCCACAAGAGAAAAGAGACATTTCCTCTgacaaaagaaataaagagatccAGACGTCTGCCTGCTCTTCTCCCGTGCAGACCAAAGTGATTGCTCCCAGAGCTGCTAGATTAAACATGGATCCAAACCCACAGCAAGACCGCAACAAAACAGTTCGGAGTGAAATGCAGTTTATAACAGGAGACTCACATAGGAGCGAGTGGACACCGAGAATGTTGCCTAAAACCAGGGAGATGTGTCAGTTTCTGCGTTTTACAGAGTGCGGTGATAAATCCTTTCAGTAGATGGCACACCCAGATAAGCCTGAGACACCAGGAAGTCTTCACGCTTCAATTTACGGCTGTGACAGTTGTGTTGTAAGCCCAGTGATATTCCTTACATCCATCACAACTGAGCCTCCTCTGGGGACACTGACAATGGCAGTAaagttattgttttcttttaaggGTCTCAACAAGGCAAATTATTCATTGAGGGTGTATGTGGTTCCAAACAGAAATGGCTTCACTTAAAAGTTTTGCCACCCATCTCGAAAGTCTGTTTTATGCTGCTCGGTTGTGCTGAGCTGGAGCTTTTTTCTCATGATGCCACTGAAGAGATTTTTACAGGAGGTCTGAGGACAACAGTAAAAGATGTCAGCGCAGGTCTTTTGAGTTCAGTCATTTGGAAATAAGGCCACGCAGTTTAGTCATAAGTTATTTTCTCAGGTTCAGAGTCGTGGTTTAGATCTAATTAATATACCTGTTCCTTTGTCCCATCTCATGTAGTTTGATCAGACTGACTCCTGGGACAAGACTGTATGTAGGGAAACAACTCTTTGTTTTTTGCTTCAATGGTTGAGGGATTTAAATAGGGCTGCAACCAGTAATCTATCAATCGATCAAGAATCGACTATTGATTTCAAGAGGCCATCTTGGGTTTAGGGCGACACTTCTGGacgttttctgacattttaaggACCAAACAACAAATcggttaatgaaaaaaatcaacaGAATTATAGATCATGAAAAAAATCTTTAATTGCAGATCTAGATTTAAGACACTGACCATGAACTCCAACACCTCTcgtttaagattaagatgcatttattcgtcccaaacacatgcacagtcatgcaaaggcacactcatgcaggtagggaaatttaatctctgcttttgacccatctggtgcagtacacacagagcagtgagcagccatttacggcgctcggggagcagatgttgggggagtaaggtgccttgctcaggggcactagacagggtagggagactcttggatttttggacagatcaatccaggttcgtcttttgttgtctctccgtggagtcgaaccagagacgaaccagagaccttctctgcccatagtccaagtttctgatACCAGCTAAGGTAATTTCCCATCCTGCTttcctcatttcctgtcaatGTTTCGTCCCACTGAATGTTTCTGCCCTCTCAGTTTCTCGCCATCACACTAAAGCATCTACAGGTAAAGAATCTGAATTTCAAACAGACTGACCTACTCTCAGCTCTTGTCCAAAGACGGTCCTCTCGCCCAGGGCCGAGCAGTTCCACCGGCCATAGCGGAACTGGTACTGGCACTCATTGATTCCCACCTGGGCGCCCTCGCCAATGACGATGATTGCGTCGGGCCGAGACTGACAGAGGGCCCTCTGACGGGGGGCCAAACCCGGTATCTTGTTGCAGATGATGTTTGCACCCAGGGCTACCACCGAGGATAGTGCCCTGTATATAGAgatgacaaaagaaaagaaaaaaactgattttacgAGAAAATATAGATAAGAATCTGTCTGACATGTACCTGCCACCATTCTCTATTTTTGCAGTAGTTTGGATTTAACGCTTTGTCCTGGTCGGACAGTACTTGGCTGTTATTCAAGCAAAATAAgtacattttcagtttcaaatTCAACAAGTCCACATCATTCATCCTTTTCCCAGATTCCGTCATGTGCAACTGAACAACAGAAAATTGTAGAAATGAGACTGAACCCAAGTAATTCTTTCATCCCTTCTCCTCTGTTACAGAAAACATACATTACCACAGCTATTTTAAGTTTTCAGGACCTGCCCTTGTTATGAATGAGAGGCATGTATGGTGCAGCAATCATCCTCTTTGTGAGGGCCTGGGTCTTTTAATGTCATGAGAAAGCTTGTTACGTTATGCTGCTCCTATAGAGAGAGAAACCATGAGGTAACTTTTTTCCATATGCTGCTTTATATGGGTGCTGCCATGACAGAGTGGCTCTGGTGTAACGTGTAAATCCACGAGAGCAGGTTACCTCATCAGCAGCACCCGAATTAGGAGATATAAAATATCATGTAGATTAAATATTGGCTTCATGCACCCAAATCTTCATTCACTGGATTTATGGCACGGtgttaaaatgaaatgtaatgaggAACAGTCTGCAGCCCCCGTCCCGTGGTATAGTCTGTGATTCCATTATggaataaaatgtaattgattGAACGACACAAATCACGCATAACCTGGCTCTGGATATTCCAACGTTTTTCCTACATTTAGACTAAGCAGAATCAcaagagacattttaaaatatagcAATTTACTCCAAATAGCGAAGTTAAATGTTGGCTTAAAAGTAAAGACACGTGTTGCACGCTCTTAAGATAACATATTAACAACACTAGAACCATTTAACGCGCGATCTAACTTGACTTATCCAATTTCTGACTTGTGCGTAATTGGCCATTTTGACGCGCAAGGAACAAGCATTTGCACGCGCCAGGGGACCGTCGCATAAAAAGTGACTCACGGTTCAAATAGGGCAAGTGCATGTCATAAAGAAACCTACAGGTAGCTACCGCtggtgaggatgaggaagatcTGTGGGTAGTAGACGGACAGCAGCGCACTGCGAGAGGAGATGATGAGCATGGTTGCGCATTGAACACCGCTTTTGCTGCGCTCTTgcggtttgaaaaaaaaaagaaagaggatgaATATGTCCTTTTCTCTGAAGTCCAGGAGTTGGTTTGACTTGATGTCTTCGCTCCTGcgcgctggtggtggtggtgtcttCAGCAGCTATAGTGCAGCCGTGGCGCGCTCCGAGCTCCGCTGTCCATgtgtgaggagatgagaggCTGCATCCCTCGGCCGAAGTGCGCGCTGCCACCTGGTCTGTGAGAGGACTgggtgggagagggagagggagggagggggagagggagggagggggggagggagccAGCAGGGTTCCGGAAGTCCGATTCTTATAAAGGAGCTGCTCACACCTCCACAAGTATCtatcggtctgtctgtctgtctgtctctctgtctgtctgtctctctaattatctatctctccatctctctagCCCCCTTCATCTCTCATCCATCCagccattcatccatccatctgtccattgTCGAGAATCTCACCAGCACAGTTGTCTTATTTATcaggatatatatatttatacccACCATCTTTTACTGTTATATGTATTGAAGTTAAAGGtttagtgtgtagaatgtagtgacatctagtggtgaagttgcatgttgcagctgaacacccctcacctcacccactCTATTgctattattcattcatatacaGAATCCATAAATGcatttatatacatacatacatacatacatacatacatacatacatacatacatacatacataaatacatacaggTATTATGATGTTATGTGTAAATAATTCCTGGTGAGAAATTCAATTGGTAATGCTCATCACTCCAACATCGGACTCTCAGTTTCTCAGTTATTGGCTCGTCAGTGGGTTGGATGCATTTTGAAATGCCTCAGACTGACGGTGTTTCTTTCACCTCACATGTGCTGCTGGTGGATCACTGACAATACGCCCTCATGTGGTGGCATGAAGGAAGAATCTCAGACTCAATGTCAGTTTAATGCACCAGGTGCAAGTTCAAGTTCTGatttactgtctgtctgtccattactctatctatctatctatctatctatctatctatctatctatctatctatctgtcacATTTTTCTCTGCAGTGAACACCCTTGTTAAACCTTTACAGTCGTTGAGGTGCCCTATAGTGTCATTAGAGTAGAAGGCCGACAAGGGGCACACTAGAGGATTTGTTGCCGTTTCTTCCTTTTAAAGCTGTTCCACAGCAAACACAGGCCTGTTTGAAGTGAGCACCATGGGCGGAGACGCTCCTGTTCACTTCCATAAGGCACCTTCAAAGCACAGTTTTTATTGGTCTACTTCACAGAGTGGACCGAGGACAAAGTGCATATTTTCCCCGCTTGTTGTTGACATTTCGGAGACTGGAAATCGAGACGTCCTGAGCTTAACCTGATCCCAACAAACGACCACAATGAGATAGTATTAATACAATTTGCTGCAAAAATGAGACATCAGTCATGTGAACAAAAGTGAGACGCTCTCTTAGAAAAACGACCCGAGGGAAATATTGTGGACGCAAAAccttttcatttaaattctCGGCGGCTGCCAACAGAGCGATTTGAGAGATAGCAGTGATTTTGGAGGAGAATAAAATACCGTTCATTCTTTGGCTGC contains the following coding sequences:
- the wnt7ba gene encoding protein Wnt-7b, producing MLIISSRSALLSVYYPQIFLILTSGSYLALSSVVALGANIICNKIPGLAPRQRALCQSRPDAIIVIGEGAQVGINECQYQFRYGRWNCSALGERTVFGQELRVGSREAAFTYAITAAGVAHAVTAACSQGNLSQCGCDREKQGYHDQEEGWKWGGCSADVKYGVEFSRRFVDAREIKKNARRLMNLHNNEAGRKILEERMKLECKCHGVSGSCTTKTCWITLPKFREIGYLLKERYSEAVQVEPVRASRLRQPSFLRLKEARGYQKPTDTDLVYLERSPNYCEEDTATGSTGTRGRLCNGTSTHTDSCNVMCCGRGYNTHHYTRVWQCNCKFHWCCFVKCNTCREKSEVYTCK